The following proteins are encoded in a genomic region of Struthio camelus isolate bStrCam1 chromosome 3, bStrCam1.hap1, whole genome shotgun sequence:
- the PRR18 gene encoding proline-rich protein 18 has protein sequence MGLQPRRAAGPCPPAGRCAALPGPRTAAAWARAEEQEGAPGRTMSLPAPVPAASPAASRAQPKKPPAAAAAPKKAAARPAEEKAARKARGPPAERAGPVSSSWPCSSLQRQPSRRPPAERGARPQPGPPQPRGRPGAPGPGSRSCESLGGAPGEAALRFSLSLPPEAIRVLQRRSLERQRGQPAASPGGRAAAAAGAAPRRGARAGGGGSGGDLRALLKISLLNDRHRYDDEEYEEEEAAAPGAAVDEGLVRKCTEWLRGVESAAGRDRGDRLETLPHLGTL, from the coding sequence atggggctgcagccccggcgcgcAGCGGGGCCCTGTCCGCCCGCGGGGAGATGCGCCgccctgcccgggccgcgcaCGGCCGCTGCCTGGGCCCGCGCTGAAGAGCAGGAGGGAGCTCCCGGCCGCACCATGTCGCTGCCGGCCCCTGTCCCGGCTGCCTCTCCCGCCGCCTCCCGAGCGCAGCCCAAGaagccgccggcagcggcggcggccccgaagaaggcagcggcgcggccggcggaggAGAAGGCGGCGAGGaaggcgcgggggccgccggcggagcgggccggccccgtctccagctcctggccctgctcctcGCTGCAGCGGCAGCCGTCGCGCAggccgccggcggagcggggcgcccggccgcagcccggcccgccgcagccgcggggccgcccgggggcgccggggccgggcagccgctcCTGCGAGAgcctcggcggggcgccgggggaggcggcgctGCGCTTCTCGCTGAGCCTGCCGCCGGAGGCGATCCGGGTGCTGCAGCGCCGCAGCCTGGAGCGGCAGCGGGGGCAGCCGGCCGCCTCCCccggcggcagggcggcggcggcggcgggcgcggcccctcggcggggcgcccgggcaggcggcggcggcagcggcggggactTGCGCGCCCTGCTGAAGATTTCGCTGCTCAACGACCGGCACCGCTACGACGACGAGGAgtacgaggaggaggaggcggcggcgccgggggccgcggtgGACGAGGGGCTGGTGCGCAAATGCACCGAGTGGCTGCGCGGCGTGGAGAGCGCGGCCGGCCGCGACCGCGGCGACCGGCTGGAGACGCTGCCGCACCTAGGGACCCTCTGA
- the SFT2D1 gene encoding vesicle transport protein SFT2A — protein MEKLRRVLSGQDDEEQGLTAQVLDASTLSFGTRVKWFAICFIAGIVCSILGTALLWLPKGIKLFAVFYTLGNIAALASTCFLMGPLKQLKSMFEPTRLIATVVMLLSLILTLCAVFWWGKKGLALLFCILQFLAMTWYSLSYIPFARDAVIKCFSSCLE, from the exons ATGGAGAAGCTGCGGCGGGTGCTGAGCGGGCAGGACGACGAGGAGCAGGGGCTGACGGCGCAG GTCCTTGATGCCTCAACACTGAGCTTTGGTACTCGAGTCAAATGGTTTGCCATATGTTTTATTGCTGGCATTGTGTGTTCTATTCTT GGAACGGCATTGCTATGGCTTCCAAAGGGAATCAAACTTTTTGCAGTGTTCTATACCCTGGGAAATATTGCTGCGTTAGCCAG TACATGTTTCCTGATGGGGCCCCTGAAGCAATTGAAGTCAATGTTTGAGCCAACAAGATTAATTGCTACAGTTGTGATGCTG CTTTCTCTAATATTGACACTGTGTGCTGTATTCTGG tGGGGTAAAAAAGGTTTGGCACTGTTATTCTGCATATTGCAGTTCTTGGCAATGACCTG gtATAGTCTGTCATATATTCCTTTTGCGAG ggatgCTGTGATTAAATGCTTCTCATCCTGTCTAGAGTAA